Proteins encoded together in one Gemmatimonadetes bacterium T265 window:
- the pepO_2 gene encoding peptidase M13 produces MSATRFVRRTAAGAAALASLGPSAATGQTPARSLGVDTANFDRSVRPQDDFYRFVNGRWLARTEIPADRSSWGSFLELREQSAQALHAILDSAARSNAPAGSNERKIGDFYASYMDSARVESLGLTPLRGELRTIAAVTTPAQLPATFAHFARIGIAGPAGVVVAQDARNSDAYVVSISQSGLGLPDRDYYLRPDPKLVAARTAYAGYITRLLTLAGQADPAGTASRLVALETAIAARQWDRARNRDRNATYNRMSVAQLAELMPSYGWRQYFEAAGLGGATDVVVRQPDYLRTLDPIVANTPVSTWREYLTFKILDSYAGELPAAFQQAAFEFRGRTLSGQQEMGPRWKRAVAEVEGAMGDAVGQIYVKRYFTQSARARMDSLVQNLRAAYRVGIDSLQWMSPATKAEAQQKLARFTVKIAYPDRWRDYAGLEVRRDDLLGNAMRANAFEYADNAGRLGRPAERWRWGMTPQTVNAYYNSTNNEIVFPAAILQPPFFNVDADDAVNYGAIGAVIGHEIGHGFDDQGRKSDGAGNLRDWWTPADAQAYQARAAKLVSQYEAITPIDSLHINGRLTLGENIGDVSGLAAAYRAYHMSLHGRPAPVIGGFTGDQRFFLGFAQLWRTKFRDDALRQQLLTDPHSPGPVRALVPLVNNDAFEAAWDVKPGDKMYRAPEERVRIW; encoded by the coding sequence ATGTCAGCCACCAGATTCGTTCGTCGCACCGCGGCCGGTGCCGCCGCCCTCGCCTCCCTCGGCCCGTCCGCCGCGACCGGTCAGACGCCGGCCCGCTCCCTCGGCGTCGACACCGCCAACTTCGACCGCTCCGTCCGCCCCCAGGACGACTTCTACCGATTCGTCAACGGCCGCTGGCTCGCCCGCACCGAGATCCCGGCCGACCGGTCGAGCTGGGGCTCCTTCCTCGAGCTCCGCGAGCAGAGCGCCCAGGCGCTGCACGCCATCCTCGATTCGGCGGCCCGCTCCAACGCCCCGGCCGGAAGTAACGAACGGAAGATCGGCGACTTCTACGCGAGCTACATGGACTCGGCGCGCGTCGAATCGCTCGGCCTAACTCCGCTCCGGGGCGAGCTGCGCACGATCGCCGCCGTGACGACCCCGGCGCAGCTCCCCGCGACGTTCGCGCACTTCGCCCGCATCGGCATCGCCGGCCCGGCCGGGGTCGTCGTCGCGCAGGACGCACGCAACTCGGACGCCTACGTCGTCTCGATCTCGCAGTCGGGACTCGGCCTCCCCGACCGCGACTACTACCTGCGCCCCGACCCCAAGCTGGTCGCCGCGCGCACCGCGTACGCGGGCTACATCACCCGCCTGCTCACGCTCGCCGGCCAGGCCGACCCGGCCGGCACCGCGTCGCGCCTCGTCGCGCTCGAGACCGCGATCGCGGCCCGGCAGTGGGACCGCGCCCGCAACCGCGACCGGAACGCGACGTACAACCGCATGAGCGTCGCGCAGCTCGCCGAGCTCATGCCGTCGTACGGCTGGCGCCAGTACTTCGAGGCCGCCGGGCTCGGCGGGGCGACCGACGTCGTCGTGCGCCAGCCCGACTACCTGCGCACGCTCGACCCGATCGTCGCCAACACGCCCGTCTCGACCTGGCGCGAGTACCTCACGTTCAAGATCCTCGACAGCTACGCCGGCGAACTCCCCGCCGCGTTCCAGCAGGCCGCCTTCGAGTTCCGCGGCCGCACGCTCTCGGGCCAGCAGGAGATGGGCCCGCGCTGGAAGCGCGCGGTGGCGGAGGTCGAGGGCGCGATGGGCGACGCCGTCGGGCAGATCTACGTAAAGCGCTACTTCACGCAGTCGGCCAGGGCGCGCATGGACTCGCTCGTCCAGAACCTGCGCGCGGCGTACCGCGTCGGCATCGACAGCCTGCAGTGGATGAGCCCCGCGACGAAGGCGGAGGCGCAGCAGAAACTCGCCCGCTTCACGGTGAAGATCGCCTACCCCGACCGCTGGCGCGACTACGCCGGGCTCGAGGTCCGGCGCGACGATCTGTTGGGCAACGCAATGCGCGCCAACGCCTTCGAGTACGCCGACAACGCCGGCCGCCTCGGCCGGCCCGCCGAGCGCTGGCGGTGGGGGATGACGCCGCAGACCGTCAACGCGTACTACAACTCGACGAACAACGAGATCGTCTTCCCGGCCGCGATCCTCCAGCCGCCCTTCTTCAACGTCGACGCCGACGACGCGGTCAACTACGGCGCGATCGGCGCGGTGATCGGCCACGAGATCGGCCACGGCTTCGACGACCAGGGGCGGAAGAGCGACGGCGCCGGCAACCTGCGCGACTGGTGGACCCCGGCCGACGCGCAGGCGTACCAGGCGCGCGCGGCCAAACTCGTCTCGCAGTACGAGGCGATCACGCCGATCGACAGCCTCCACATCAACGGCCGCCTCACGCTCGGCGAGAACATCGGCGACGTGAGCGGGCTCGCGGCGGCCTACCGCGCCTACCACATGTCGCTGCACGGCAGGCCGGCGCCCGTGATCGGCGGCTTCACCGGCGACCAGCGCTTCTTCCTGGGCTTCGCGCAGCTCTGGCGCACCAAGTTCCGCGACGACGCGCTGCGGCAGCAGCTGCTCACGGACCCGCACTCGCCGGGGCCGGTGCGGGCCCTGGTGCCGCTCGTCAACAACGACGCGTTCGAGGCGGCGTGGGACGTGAAGCCGGGCGACAAGATGTACCGCGCGCCCGAGGAGCGGGTGCGGATCTGGTGA
- the dnaE2 gene encoding error-prone DNA polymerase: MPVERFVELRAHSAFSFGTSSAAPEQLVTRAAELGYTSIGLTDASDLGGVVRFTLACRRLKLRPVVGVELLVDGRPMALLARTAEGYRHLAALVTRARSGRLAEWSRDDAGRAAKAPPRGHPQVRWRDVAERAAGLTLLTGPTRGHLGALLRRGQRGEAERLLAEWREAFAGAGGETHLAVEVQLHHAGRREEALAGALAALAERAGVRWAVTNDSRYVGEAGRRAFDVLVALRHGTTLDDAAARGLLLPNELWGLPSPEAVARRWTGREAGVEATAEIAEACGGNDGFELSWARPALPDVPLSDGHTSYADVDALLRARVEAGARVRWGDSLSARQRAQIEHELGVIGRLGFAGFFLVMWDAVREAERRNILCQGRGSAANSAVAYVLGITAVDPVEHGLLFERFLSAARADGLTEAPDIDVDVEHDRREELLDYVYRQYGRAHAAIACIVQTYSAPTAVQDVCRAYGVPVEVAFALSKRLHHVDPEEGAAALRDGLAAEYGLSAAGFDPATPRGDALLRAVAAFEGVPRMRSTHPGGFVLSAEPLADTCPVEPTTMGRTILQYDKDDLDALGIPKFDFLGLGALSMVRRAFDVVERRSGVRPHLYRLPQDDPETFAMISAGDTFGTFQIESRAQISSLVHTRPEKMYDLVVQVALIRPGPIVAKFVRPYVERRRGRASVDYPAGLEARLKPILGRTQGLPIFQEQAMALSVELAKYKPEEADELRRTMGNQRKLPRLMAALETLRIRMVEGDVPEEVAAKLTEDLRSFANYGFPESHAWSFALIAYATAWLKRHEPAAFYAGLLNAQPMGFYSVSTLVHDARRHGLEVRLPCLVAGAAECTIEERDGAPDAPALRVGWKLVRGLGDGALARLTAARAAGSFGSVADVVRRAGLTRAEATALARAHAFATWEPDRRRAAWEALRAAGDALPLAPARDAGEGGYAPSAPDAHAGVSADYHALGLSVAGHPMARHRPWCDRVGALHSAGVARCRGGTQVVTAGLVIVRQKPSTAKGTVFLLLEDEHGTLNVIVNRRLVERCREAVHRAVFVVVYGRAECEGALVNVVARAVEPLEAVVAANGGSPNDGAPDAGFAYRSHDFH, translated from the coding sequence TTGCCCGTGGAGCGCTTCGTCGAGTTGCGCGCGCACAGCGCCTTCTCCTTCGGCACGAGCTCGGCCGCGCCCGAGCAACTCGTCACGCGCGCGGCCGAGCTGGGGTACACGAGCATCGGCCTCACCGACGCGAGCGACCTGGGTGGTGTGGTCCGCTTCACGCTCGCCTGCCGGCGGCTCAAGCTACGCCCGGTGGTCGGCGTGGAGTTGCTCGTCGACGGGCGGCCGATGGCGCTGCTCGCGCGCACGGCCGAGGGGTACCGGCATCTCGCCGCGCTCGTCACGCGAGCGCGGTCGGGGCGGCTGGCCGAGTGGTCGCGCGACGACGCGGGGCGGGCGGCGAAGGCACCACCCCGCGGGCACCCCCAGGTGCGCTGGCGGGATGTGGCGGAGCGGGCGGCGGGGCTCACGCTGCTCACGGGGCCGACCCGCGGTCATCTGGGCGCCCTACTCCGGCGCGGGCAGCGGGGCGAGGCCGAACGGCTACTTGCGGAGTGGCGTGAGGCCTTCGCCGGCGCGGGCGGGGAGACGCACCTCGCCGTCGAGGTGCAACTGCACCACGCGGGGCGGCGCGAGGAGGCGCTCGCCGGCGCGCTCGCCGCGCTGGCCGAGCGGGCAGGGGTGCGGTGGGCCGTGACCAACGATTCGCGGTACGTGGGCGAGGCGGGGCGGCGCGCGTTCGACGTGCTCGTCGCGCTCCGCCACGGCACGACGCTCGACGACGCGGCCGCACGCGGGCTCCTGCTGCCCAACGAGCTGTGGGGGCTGCCGAGCCCCGAGGCGGTCGCCCGGCGCTGGACCGGGCGCGAGGCGGGCGTCGAGGCGACCGCCGAAATCGCGGAGGCGTGCGGCGGGAATGATGGATTTGAGCTGTCGTGGGCGCGGCCTGCGCTGCCCGATGTCCCGCTGTCCGACGGGCACACCAGCTACGCCGACGTCGACGCGCTCCTGCGCGCGCGCGTGGAGGCGGGGGCGCGCGTACGCTGGGGTGATTCGTTGTCCGCGAGACAGCGCGCGCAGATCGAGCACGAGTTGGGTGTGATCGGACGACTGGGCTTTGCCGGCTTCTTCCTCGTCATGTGGGACGCGGTCCGCGAGGCCGAGCGCCGCAACATCCTCTGCCAGGGGCGCGGGAGCGCGGCGAACTCCGCCGTCGCTTACGTGTTAGGCATCACCGCGGTCGACCCGGTGGAGCACGGGCTCCTGTTCGAACGCTTCCTCTCCGCGGCGCGCGCCGACGGACTGACGGAGGCGCCCGACATCGACGTCGACGTCGAGCACGACCGGCGCGAGGAGCTGCTCGACTACGTATACAGGCAATACGGCCGGGCGCACGCCGCGATCGCGTGCATCGTACAGACGTACAGCGCGCCCACGGCCGTGCAGGACGTCTGCCGCGCGTACGGCGTGCCGGTCGAGGTCGCGTTCGCGCTCTCCAAGCGGCTGCACCACGTCGATCCCGAGGAGGGGGCGGCGGCGCTCCGCGACGGGCTCGCCGCGGAGTACGGGCTGAGCGCGGCCGGCTTCGACCCGGCGACGCCGCGGGGCGACGCGCTGCTCCGGGCCGTTGCGGCGTTCGAGGGCGTGCCGCGCATGCGCTCGACGCACCCCGGGGGCTTCGTGCTGTCGGCCGAGCCGCTCGCCGACACGTGCCCCGTCGAGCCGACGACGATGGGGCGCACGATCCTGCAGTACGACAAGGACGACCTCGATGCGTTAGGCATCCCGAAGTTCGACTTCCTGGGGTTGGGCGCGCTCAGCATGGTGCGCCGCGCGTTCGACGTCGTCGAGCGGCGGAGCGGCGTGCGCCCGCACCTGTACCGCCTGCCGCAGGACGACCCCGAGACCTTCGCGATGATCTCGGCGGGGGACACGTTCGGCACGTTCCAGATCGAGAGCCGGGCGCAGATCTCGTCGCTCGTGCACACGCGGCCGGAGAAGATGTACGACCTCGTCGTCCAAGTCGCGCTCATCCGCCCCGGGCCGATCGTCGCCAAGTTCGTGCGCCCGTACGTGGAGCGGCGGCGTGGGCGAGCGTCGGTCGACTACCCCGCCGGACTCGAAGCCCGGCTCAAGCCGATCCTCGGCCGCACGCAGGGGCTGCCCATCTTTCAGGAACAGGCGATGGCGCTCTCCGTCGAACTCGCCAAGTACAAACCCGAGGAGGCCGACGAGCTGCGGCGCACGATGGGCAACCAGCGCAAGCTCCCGCGCCTCATGGCCGCGCTCGAGACGCTGCGCATCCGCATGGTCGAGGGTGACGTGCCCGAGGAAGTCGCCGCGAAGCTGACCGAGGACCTACGTTCGTTCGCAAACTACGGCTTCCCCGAGAGCCACGCGTGGAGCTTCGCGCTGATCGCGTATGCGACGGCATGGCTCAAGCGGCACGAGCCGGCGGCGTTCTACGCGGGGCTGCTGAACGCGCAACCGATGGGCTTCTACTCGGTGTCGACGCTCGTGCACGACGCGCGGCGGCACGGGCTGGAAGTGCGGCTGCCGTGCCTCGTGGCCGGGGCGGCGGAGTGCACGATCGAGGAGCGCGACGGCGCGCCCGACGCGCCCGCGCTCCGGGTCGGGTGGAAGCTCGTGCGCGGGCTCGGCGACGGCGCGCTCGCGCGGCTGACCGCGGCGCGCGCGGCGGGATCGTTCGGCTCGGTGGCGGACGTGGTGCGGCGGGCGGGCCTCACGCGGGCCGAGGCGACGGCGCTGGCGCGGGCGCACGCGTTCGCGACGTGGGAGCCGGACCGGCGACGCGCGGCGTGGGAGGCGCTCCGCGCGGCGGGCGACGCGCTCCCCCTCGCGCCCGCGCGCGACGCGGGCGAGGGCGGCTACGCGCCGTCCGCGCCCGACGCGCACGCCGGCGTCTCGGCCGATTACCACGCGTTAGGCCTGTCGGTGGCCGGCCACCCCATGGCGCGCCACCGCCCGTGGTGCGACCGCGTCGGCGCGCTCCACAGCGCCGGGGTCGCGCGCTGCCGGGGCGGGACGCAGGTCGTGACCGCCGGGCTCGTGATCGTGCGCCAGAAGCCGTCGACCGCGAAGGGGACGGTGTTCCTGCTGCTCGAGGACGAGCACGGGACGCTCAACGTGATCGTCAACCGGCGCCTCGTGGAGCGGTGCCGGGAGGCGGTCCACCGGGCCGTGTTCGTCGTGGTCTACGGCCGGGCGGAGTGCGAGGGCGCGCTCGTCAACGTCGTCGCGCGCGCGGTCGAGCCGCTGGAGGCGGTGGTGGCCGCGAACGGCGGATCGCCTAACGACGGCGCGCCGGACGCGGGGTTCGCGTACCGGTCGCACGACTTCCACTGA
- a CDS encoding short-chain dehydrogenase/reductase: MADQPDANAADANAPVWIITGCSTGFGRELAKAVLDRGHRTVVTARDPEAVRDLAAGRRDDQVHVQQLDVTNASEVLAVVQAAEEIFGGVDVLVNNAGIGYFGAIEESDEAEVRRMFEINFWGLAAMTRAVLPGMRRRRRGHIVNISSIGGIRAFPAVGYYNATKFAVVGFSDALSQEVAPLGIKVTVVEPSGFRTDWAGRSANEATVHIRDYDETAGKNRQSIRGYSGKQPGDPARAADAIIRAVESPNPPLHLLLGKAALQGARRKLDELRTDFDAWEATTVGADFPPGE; the protein is encoded by the coding sequence ATGGCAGACCAACCCGACGCGAACGCGGCGGACGCCAACGCGCCCGTCTGGATCATCACCGGCTGCTCGACCGGCTTCGGCCGCGAGCTGGCGAAGGCCGTGCTCGACCGCGGCCACCGCACCGTGGTCACCGCGCGCGACCCCGAGGCGGTCCGCGACCTGGCCGCGGGGCGCCGCGACGACCAGGTGCACGTGCAGCAGCTCGACGTGACCAACGCGTCCGAGGTCCTCGCGGTGGTCCAGGCGGCCGAGGAGATCTTCGGCGGGGTGGACGTGCTCGTCAACAACGCCGGCATCGGCTACTTCGGCGCGATCGAGGAAAGCGACGAGGCCGAGGTGCGGCGCATGTTCGAGATCAACTTCTGGGGCCTCGCGGCGATGACGCGCGCCGTGCTGCCCGGGATGCGCCGGCGCCGGCGCGGGCACATCGTCAACATCTCGTCGATCGGCGGGATCCGCGCGTTCCCGGCGGTCGGCTACTACAACGCGACCAAGTTCGCCGTCGTCGGCTTCTCCGACGCGTTGTCGCAGGAAGTCGCGCCGCTCGGCATCAAGGTGACGGTCGTCGAGCCGAGCGGGTTCCGCACCGACTGGGCGGGCCGCTCGGCGAACGAGGCGACGGTCCACATCCGCGACTACGACGAGACCGCGGGAAAGAACCGGCAGAGCATCCGCGGCTACAGCGGCAAGCAGCCGGGCGACCCGGCGCGCGCCGCCGACGCGATCATCCGCGCGGTCGAGTCGCCCAACCCGCCGCTCCACCTCCTGCTCGGCAAGGCCGCGCTCCAGGGCGCGCGGCGCAAGCTCGACGAGCTGCGCACCGACTTCGACGCGTGGGAGGCAACGACGGTGGGGGCGGACTTCCCGCCGGGCGAGTAG
- the nox gene encoding NADH dehydrogenase — translation MADTAVLTEPLSVAAAAERRRSIRAYSPEPIPHDDLEAIFDVVRRAPSAFNAQPWRFVVVESPAMKDRLVAAANNQRQVRSAPATIVLYTDMADTLAELESTQHPGMDPERRAGQAGGIRRSFGAQSEAEREAWAYAQGHIALGYLVLAAESLGYQTSPMAGFDPEAVKQLLGLPAHVRVPALVAIGRGTEERLSHHRHAHDRVVRYV, via the coding sequence ATGGCCGACACCGCCGTCCTGACCGAACCGCTCAGCGTGGCCGCGGCCGCCGAGCGTCGCCGCTCGATCCGCGCCTACTCGCCCGAGCCGATCCCGCACGACGACCTGGAGGCGATCTTCGACGTCGTCCGCCGCGCGCCGTCGGCGTTCAACGCCCAGCCCTGGCGCTTCGTGGTCGTCGAGTCGCCCGCGATGAAGGACCGGCTCGTGGCCGCGGCCAACAACCAGCGGCAGGTGCGCTCCGCGCCGGCCACGATCGTGCTCTACACCGACATGGCCGACACCCTCGCCGAGCTCGAGAGCACCCAGCACCCGGGGATGGACCCCGAGCGGCGGGCCGGGCAGGCGGGGGGCATCCGCCGCAGCTTCGGCGCGCAGTCGGAGGCCGAGCGCGAGGCCTGGGCGTACGCGCAGGGGCACATCGCCCTCGGCTACCTCGTGCTCGCCGCCGAGTCGCTCGGCTACCAGACGTCGCCCATGGCGGGGTTCGATCCGGAGGCGGTCAAGCAGTTGCTCGGGCTGCCGGCGCACGTGCGGGTGCCCGCGCTCGTCGCGATCGGGCGGGGTACCGAAGAAAGGCTCTCGCACCACCGCCACGCGCACGACCGCGTGGTGCGCTACGTCTAA
- the hemL gene encoding glutamate-1-semialdehyde 2,1-aminomutase, whose amino-acid sequence MSTLVSPAPVDTTPVEHSAAVLARAREVIPGGVSSPVRAFRAVGGTPRVMRAGRGPYVTDVDGTTYVDYVMSWGALAAGHAHPEVVEAIQRQVAAGTSFGAPIEAEAELASVLVDALPSVEMVRFVSSGSEATMSAIRVARAFTGRPKFVKYDGCYHGHADALLVKAGSGVATLGLPDSPGVTPGATADTVVVPFNDLAATEAALEANRGQVAAIIVEPVAGNMGLVPPAPGFLDGLRRLATAHDALLIFDEVMTGFRVAWGGAQLAYDVTPDLTCLGKVIGGGLPVAAYGGRADVMRTVAPSGPVYQAGTLSGNPLGMAAGLASLRVMARPGAYESMAAAGVRLADAVRAAAARHDVPVQAAAAGGMWGLFLNDRPVADYAAARTSDAAAFARLFHAMLGQGVYLAPSAYEANFLSVAHDEATFGATRAALDVAFAEVAAARG is encoded by the coding sequence GTGAGCACGCTCGTCTCCCCCGCGCCCGTCGATACGACCCCGGTCGAGCACTCCGCCGCGGTCCTCGCCCGCGCGCGCGAGGTCATCCCCGGCGGCGTGAGCAGCCCCGTGCGCGCCTTCCGCGCCGTCGGCGGCACGCCGCGCGTGATGCGCGCCGGCCGCGGCCCGTACGTCACCGACGTCGACGGCACCACCTACGTCGACTACGTCATGTCGTGGGGCGCGCTCGCCGCGGGCCACGCGCACCCCGAGGTCGTCGAGGCCATCCAGCGGCAGGTCGCGGCGGGGACGAGCTTCGGCGCGCCGATCGAGGCGGAGGCCGAGCTGGCGTCGGTCCTCGTCGACGCGCTGCCGAGCGTCGAGATGGTCCGCTTCGTGTCGAGCGGCTCCGAGGCGACGATGAGCGCGATCCGCGTGGCGCGCGCCTTCACCGGCCGCCCCAAGTTCGTCAAGTACGACGGCTGCTACCACGGACACGCCGACGCCCTGCTCGTCAAGGCGGGGTCCGGCGTGGCCACGTTAGGCCTCCCCGACAGCCCCGGCGTCACCCCGGGCGCGACGGCCGACACGGTCGTCGTCCCGTTCAACGACCTCGCGGCGACCGAGGCCGCGCTAGAGGCCAACCGCGGCCAGGTCGCCGCGATCATCGTCGAGCCGGTCGCGGGCAACATGGGGCTCGTCCCGCCCGCGCCTGGCTTCCTCGACGGCCTGCGGCGCCTCGCGACCGCGCACGACGCGCTGCTCATCTTCGACGAGGTGATGACGGGCTTTCGCGTCGCGTGGGGCGGCGCGCAGCTCGCCTACGACGTCACGCCCGACCTCACCTGCCTCGGCAAGGTGATCGGCGGCGGGCTCCCGGTCGCGGCCTACGGCGGCCGCGCCGACGTGATGCGCACCGTCGCGCCGTCGGGCCCGGTGTACCAGGCCGGCACCCTCTCCGGCAACCCGTTAGGGATGGCGGCCGGCCTCGCCTCGCTCCGCGTCATGGCGCGGCCGGGCGCGTACGAGTCCATGGCCGCCGCCGGCGTCCGGCTGGCCGACGCCGTCCGCGCCGCGGCCGCGCGCCACGACGTCCCGGTCCAGGCAGCCGCGGCCGGCGGCATGTGGGGCTTGTTCCTGAACGACCGCCCGGTCGCCGACTACGCCGCGGCGCGCACCTCCGACGCGGCCGCCTTCGCTCGCCTGTTCCACGCGATGTTAGGCCAGGGCGTCTACCTCGCCCCGTCCGCGTACGAGGCCAACTTCCTCTCCGTCGCGCACGACGAGGCGACGTTCGGCGCGACGCGCGCGGCGCTCGACGTCGCGTTCGCGGAGGTCGCGGCGGCGCGCGGCTGA